In Nonlabens agnitus, the DNA window CCCGTGATCAAGCCGCTTGAAAATGCCACAGTTGAATTTACAAAGACCATAGGTAATCTTTACTATCAAAGTGGTGACTACACCAGCATTGTGGACAAGAAGATTACATTCTTCTTAGAACGCGTGCGCAGTAATTATTACATGAATACTGAAAAGCTGGATGAGGCTTTTATTAAAAGGTTATCGGCAAAAGCGGCTAGACCGTTAAACCAGACGCAAGAGCTCATTCAATACATCAATACACTTAGGGCAAAGCCTTTGCACAATCAATACGAACTGAAACAACTTAATAAACTTATTGACGCGTTTTTTAAAGACAATAAATAATGGAAGAGAATAACAACCCAACACCAGAAGATCACAACCAGAATCTTCCAGAGCCAGCGCAAAAGCAGCATGTGCACCAGCCAGAAGGTGAAGTCTCACAAGAAACACCTGCTGTGGAAACACCTGCTACAGACGATACCAATAGCGACGATCTAAAGTTTAGCAGTCGTGTTGACCTCACAGAATTGTCCAGCGCTGTAGCAACGATTAAAGAAGAGCTGCGCAAGGTGATTATAGGTCAAGAAGAAATGATCGATTTGTTGATCGTCTCCATACTTGCAAACGGTCACTCGCTTATTGAAGGAGTTCCTGGTGTTGCCAAGACCGTGACTGCAAAGTTACTGGCCAAAACCATGCAGGTAGGATTCTCAAGAATTCAATTCACTCCAGATTTGATGCCTAGTGATATTCTGGGAACTTCAGTTTTTTCCATGAAAAACAATGAATTTGAGTTCAAGCAAGGTCCTATATTCTCTAATATCATTTTGATAGACGAGATCAACCGTGCTCCAGCTAAAACACAAGCCGCACTTTTTGAAGCGATGGCAGAGCGACAGGTCACTATTGATGGTAAGGAGTATGTGATGGAGAAACCGTTTTTGGTTTTTGCCACTCAAAACCCAGTGGAACAAGAAGGAACCTATAGATTGCCAGAAGCGCAGCTGGATCGATTCCTATTCAAGATCAATGTTTCATACCCTAATCTGGAAGAAGAAATCAAAATATTGGAAGGCAACCATAACCGCAAAAACTCAGATCCAGAATCCATGATTGAAGGCATCATGAGCGCTGCACAGATTGTAAAGCATCAAGAAACGGTGAAAGGTATTGTGGTTGAGGACAATTTGATCAAGTACATTGCAGAGATCGTATTAAACACGCGTAACAACGCCAACCTTTACCTAGGAGCTTCACCTAGAGCTTCTATAGCCATTATGAATGGCTCTAAAGCGTATGCAGCTATCATGGGACGTGATTTTGTTACTCCGGACGATGTGAAATACATCGCCAAGGCGGTAATGAGACACCGCATTATTCTTACTCCAGAACGTGAAATGGAAGGATTCACGGCAGATCGATCCGTTGCTCAAATTTTAGAAACCATCGAGATACCGCGATAGTGAAGAACATCTATAAAGCCCTATTCTTAAGCAAACGATTTTTCCAGGTATTACTTGCCTTAATTGTGCTATTCATTGTGTCGTTCTTCTTTGAACGACTCATTGACTATCTAGTTATAGGCTTTTTTATATTAATTGGTCTTCTCGTAGTAGACCTCATACTGATTTACGGCAAGAGTAAAGGCATTAAAGCCAGCAGGATTTTACCAGACAAGTTCTCTAATGGTGATGAGAACCCAGTTGAGGTAAAGGCCCAAAACCAATATGGTTTTAAGACGTATCTGCGCATTATTGATGAATTGCCTATTCAATTTCAAAAGCGAGATTTCAAAATTGAAACAGAACTCCAGTCTGGAGCCATACAAACTATGATGTACACGGCTAGACCTACTGAGCGTGGTGAGTTTTACTTTGGATCCCTAAATGTTTTCGTTAAGTCTGGAATAGGTTTGATCTGGCGCAAGTACATTTTTGACCATGATGCCATGGTACCCAATTATCCATCCTTTTTGCAAATGCGCAAATACGAGTTGATGGCGTTCACCAACAAGCTCAAGGATTATGGAATGAAGAAGATACGCCGCATAGGCCACACGATGGAGTTTGAACAAATCAAGGACTATATACTGGGTGATGATGTGCGTAATATCAACTGGAAGGCGACGGCTAAGCGCAACCAATTAATGATCAATCAATTCCAAGATGAGAAGTCGCAACCTGTGTATAGTGTGATTGATAAAGGTAGGGTGATGAAGATGCCTTTTGAAGAGTTGAAGTTGGTCGACTATGCGATTAATGCAACTTTGGTGATTTCTAACATTGCCCTTAAAAAAGGCGATAAGGCTGGAATGTTTAGTTTTTCTAGTAGGGTTTATAATCAAGTGATGGCGCAAAAGAGATCGTCACAAATGAATTTGATTTTAGAGACCTTGTACAACTTGGATACCGACTTTCGCGAAAGCGATTTCTCACGTCTCTACATTGACATCAAGCGAAAAATTACACAGCGCAGTTTATTGTTGCTCTACACCAATTTTGAAACGCTAGATGCTTTACACCGTCAATTACCCTATTTGCAGGCGATTGCAAAGAACCACTTGCTTGTGGTGATCTTTTTTGAAAACACAGAACTGTCCATCATGTTGAAGGAAAAAGCGGAAACGACCCAAGAGATTTTTACTAAAACGATCGCAGAGAAGTTTGCTTACGAAAAAAAGCTCATCGTTAATGAGCTTAATAAATTTGGGATTCAAACGATATTGACAAAGCCACAAGAACTTACCGTCAATACCATCAATAAATATCTAGAAATTAAGGCAAGAGGATTGTTGTAGTAAGGATACCTATGACAATTCCATATTTAAGGCCTTGCGAGTAGAAGTTATCTCTTCGTACAAAGCTTTTGCTTTATCATGAATTCTAGCAGCGCGTTCACGGTCCTTAAGAGAAATTTCAAACGACTTGCGCATTAGGTTGCAATATCTTTTCTCTTTAAGATTAAGTGTCTTTTCTGCTTGCTCTATTTCAATATCGGTCATGGTACTCTAAAAACTTTTAATGGTCAAAATTAAAAGTTTTAACTAACAATGTTTTTAATACTGTATTAATCTAAGTTAAGAAAGTCTAAAAGCCTTGCGCTAATGGTCTAGTCTTGAAGCGCAAATACACGCCTAAGAAGATCTGTAGTTCTTGCGTTGACAGATTCACGAATCTGAATTTCTTCTTGTGCGATCATGGTGAAAACACCTTCCAATGCCTTTTGAGTCACATAATCTCTCAAATCAGGATTGACATCATTAAGCAACGGGATCGAGTTGTATCGTGTAATGGCGTCGCTCCATAATTTGGTCGCGCCTACTTCACTTAGGTTTTTATCAATTACGGGTGAGAGTTTATCATAAAGGCTTTGCTGCGTTTTTGATTCCAGATAACTAGTGGCGGCGCGTTGATTGCCTAGCAAAATGTTTTTGGCATCTGCAAAAGTGATGTCTTTTACAGCATCCACAAAAATGGGAAGTGCTTCTTTAGTCGCTTCTTCTGCAGCTCGATTCAATAGTTTGAGACCTTCATCTGCCACGCTTCCTAAACCGATTTTACGCAGACCGCTATCCACATCCTGTAATTCTTGCGGCAACAATATCTTTACGGCTTCATTCTTAAAAAAGCCATCTCTGGTCGATAATTTGGTCACTTGTTGATTGACGCCTTTATCAAGTGCCTGCCTTAAACCGTTTCCTATATCTGCTTGTGAAAGCGCTCCGCTTTGTGGTAACTGGCTGGCGATGGATTGAAGTTCTGCACAGCTGGAAAGGATCATGCAAGCAACGAATAGTAGGATGATTTTCTTCATGGATTAGGGTTTTATCAAATATAACTTTTAATTGTTTGCAGGGAATTTCTTTAATTTTTCAATAACGGAATAATGCTTGATGTGCCTTTCTAAACCCAAACCAACCTCATGCGCAATTTTATCTTTTTAGCAGTACTCGCTGTTTTGACTTCGTCCTGTATATCTCAAAGAGGACTGGAACGAAATTCTGATTTCAAAGCCGATCTTTTTTCTGCAAAACAATTGAACGGCGTCTATCAAAACGCCATTCCAGAGGATCCAGCGAATAGTCTTTGGCAGGACTTGTATAAAAATAAATCTCATAAGGATCTTGTGTTCAATGCAGACAATACACAAGTAGAGTTGAATCTTGTTGACAATAACAAATTAGTGGTGACATTGTATCGTTATGGTAGAAAGGAAGATGAGCTGATTTTTAAAGGGAAAATCAAAAACGGATACTTTGCCATCAACCGAAAATTAACGCTTATCCCATTACCTTTTTTCTACTATCATAAAGAGAACAAGACGATCATAGGCAATGATGATGAAGGGAATCTGGTGCTGGTTCAGGGTAAAATGTTGGAGTATGTAGTGTTATTATCGCTTATAGGTGGTGATCGTGATACCATATCTGCTCGATACGAGAAGCTAGATTGATCGAGCAATCCACCGAGAAACGTCCACACACAAAAAGTCCCGAAAAGCATCGCTCTTCGGGATTTTTTAATTTTTAAAATTAGCTTTAAAAGAACTAGGCATCAATCGATCCCATCACTTTTTGTGCAAATGCATTAGCAGCTTCTATACCACTCATACCATTCTCAACATTGTTGTGTACTTCAATGGCTCCACAAATGTTAGTGATCAATTCTCCTACCACATCCATTTCCTCATCGGTCACAGATCTATGTTCTGTAAAGTGCTCTAGTACTTCAAGCGTTGTTTCCAACTGCTCCTTGCTAGCTCCTTTTTGAAAGTGTCTAATTACTGGTAACTTCATGTACGAGGTCTTTAAGATTTTCAAATTTGTTGGTCTGTACTTGGTTCACAAACGCACCATCCTTGAAAGTGGCAAACGTAGGTAGGTTATCTACCGTCGCCAGTTTTCTGGATTCTGGATACTTTTCTGCATCTGCAAGGATAAAGATCGTGTCTTCGTTCTCGCTAGCCAGTTTCTTGAACTTAGGCTTCATCACGCGACAGTTACCGCACCAGCTCGCCATGTATTGGACCACTACTTTTTTATTTCCTGCTACAATCTCTTGTAGGTTATCTTGTTCTAGTGTTTGCATTTTTTAGTATTTAGAGGTTAGTATTTAGTAGCTAGACTAGAGAAATGCGAGAACATTTCCCTAGTAACTACCTTATACTTATTCATTCGGTGAATAAATTCTTGAAATTTAGCCAGGTAATATGCAGTGATCATGTTTTACAACAAAGCGCCTAGCGCGTGTCTAAATACTAAGTACTACATACTAACTACTCAGAATTAGTTTTGGGACAAGTACGCTGCAGTCGCTAGACGATCTGCCTTCATGGCATCTTTACCTTCTTCCCAGTTTGCTGGACATACCTCACCGTTTTTCTGTACGTGTGTGTACGCATCTATCATTCTTAGGAATTCATTTACGTTACGTCCTACAGGCATGTGGTTCACACCTTCATGAAATACCGTTCCTTCTTCATCGATCAAATATGTCGCGCGGAATGATACGTTATCACCCTTCAACAAATATCCTTCAAGGTCATCGTTGTACTCCTCATCTGCATCTAGGATGTCTAGCATTGTAGATAGATTACGATTGGAGTCTGCGATAAGTGGATATGTGATTCCTTCAATACCACCGTCATCTTTTGGCGTATTCAACCATGCAAAGTGAACCTCTGCAGTATCACAAGATGCACCTATAATTAAGGTGTTTCTTTTTTCAAATTCAGGTAATGCTTCTTGGAAAGCGTGAAGTTCTGTTGGACATACAAAGGTGAAATCCTTTGGATACCAGAATAATAATACTTTTTTGTTGTTGTTTCTTGCCTCTTCCAGCACGTTGATTTGAAAGGTGTCACCCATTTCATTCATCGCGTTTACTGTCAAGTCTGGAAATTTTCTGCCTACTATAGCCATTACAATTTTGTTTTTTATTTGAGGGTGCAAAAGTAGTCCTCGCTTTCGCGAAAGCGAACTCATTACGATCTAGTTGCTCCATTCATCCATAGAATAAAACAATAGCCTTGATGTAATTAAATAAATTTGATTGATCTTAATCCTCGTGTGGTTTGATCTCGTTGAGATCCATGTTTTTCTGAGCGGCATAATTGTAACCGCTTTCCCACCATTTGGTCATTTTTTGTTTATTAAAGACCAGCGAGTTGGTCGTCAAAACCGTAGGCGTGTAGTACATATTGATGATCGCGTTTTTGTTGTTTGCAGCAAATTTACCGATGGCGATATTCTGCTTCTCGATGCGATCCATCATGAAACCGTGTAGGTTAGTCAACAGGGAAAAGGCATTTGTGGACGGTAAATTGTTCAAATAATTGACCTCAGTTTCCAAAACGATCACATCTACAGTCGTGGCACCTCGATCAATAGCTTCCTTGATGGGCACCATGCTGCCAAAACCGCCGTCTGCCCACTCACAACCTTCCTTGTAAACGATGCTCATAAAAGGAACGTAATTGCAGGAAATCCAGATCCAATCGCAAAAATCTTCATAGGAAAAATCCTTGATGGACTTGTATTGCGTCTCATGCGAGCTAAGATTAGATACCGTGATCACGATGTCTTTATGCGATGTTTTGAGTTCGCTAAATTCTTCTTCCGTAAAAACTTCTTTGATCAATTTGAGCAGGTTTTTGCTCTCGCCAAAGGTTTTCTTTCCCTTAAGAAAACGGCGTAATACATTCCAGTGATTGATGCTTATTTCCTGGTGGTTGAATTTGTCCCTTTTGATCAAAAACGGTGAATCGCTGAAGATGGATTTCTGGTTCACACTCGTATATACTTGCTTGATCTTGTCGATCTTTTTTAATGCGAGATGCGAGATAAGCAAGCTGCCCGTACTGGTCCCTATGTAGAGATCATAGTCGTATTTGAGTTCTTGGATAAGATACTGTGCAA includes these proteins:
- a CDS encoding peroxiredoxin, with protein sequence MAIVGRKFPDLTVNAMNEMGDTFQINVLEEARNNNKKVLLFWYPKDFTFVCPTELHAFQEALPEFEKRNTLIIGASCDTAEVHFAWLNTPKDDGGIEGITYPLIADSNRNLSTMLDILDADEEYNDDLEGYLLKGDNVSFRATYLIDEEGTVFHEGVNHMPVGRNVNEFLRMIDAYTHVQKNGEVCPANWEEGKDAMKADRLATAAYLSQN
- a CDS encoding DUF4197 domain-containing protein, translated to MKKIILLFVACMILSSCAELQSIASQLPQSGALSQADIGNGLRQALDKGVNQQVTKLSTRDGFFKNEAVKILLPQELQDVDSGLRKIGLGSVADEGLKLLNRAAEEATKEALPIFVDAVKDITFADAKNILLGNQRAATSYLESKTQQSLYDKLSPVIDKNLSEVGATKLWSDAITRYNSIPLLNDVNPDLRDYVTQKALEGVFTMIAQEEIQIRESVNARTTDLLRRVFALQD
- a CDS encoding DUF6952 family protein, with translation MKLPVIRHFQKGASKEQLETTLEVLEHFTEHRSVTDEEMDVVGELITNICGAIEVHNNVENGMSGIEAANAFAQKVMGSIDA
- a CDS encoding DUF58 domain-containing protein, producing the protein MKNIYKALFLSKRFFQVLLALIVLFIVSFFFERLIDYLVIGFFILIGLLVVDLILIYGKSKGIKASRILPDKFSNGDENPVEVKAQNQYGFKTYLRIIDELPIQFQKRDFKIETELQSGAIQTMMYTARPTERGEFYFGSLNVFVKSGIGLIWRKYIFDHDAMVPNYPSFLQMRKYELMAFTNKLKDYGMKKIRRIGHTMEFEQIKDYILGDDVRNINWKATAKRNQLMINQFQDEKSQPVYSVIDKGRVMKMPFEELKLVDYAINATLVISNIALKKGDKAGMFSFSSRVYNQVMAQKRSSQMNLILETLYNLDTDFRESDFSRLYIDIKRKITQRSLLLLYTNFETLDALHRQLPYLQAIAKNHLLVVIFFENTELSIMLKEKAETTQEIFTKTIAEKFAYEKKLIVNELNKFGIQTILTKPQELTVNTINKYLEIKARGLL
- a CDS encoding AAA family ATPase; translation: MEENNNPTPEDHNQNLPEPAQKQHVHQPEGEVSQETPAVETPATDDTNSDDLKFSSRVDLTELSSAVATIKEELRKVIIGQEEMIDLLIVSILANGHSLIEGVPGVAKTVTAKLLAKTMQVGFSRIQFTPDLMPSDILGTSVFSMKNNEFEFKQGPIFSNIILIDEINRAPAKTQAALFEAMAERQVTIDGKEYVMEKPFLVFATQNPVEQEGTYRLPEAQLDRFLFKINVSYPNLEEEIKILEGNHNRKNSDPESMIEGIMSAAQIVKHQETVKGIVVEDNLIKYIAEIVLNTRNNANLYLGASPRASIAIMNGSKAYAAIMGRDFVTPDDVKYIAKAVMRHRIILTPEREMEGFTADRSVAQILETIEIPR
- a CDS encoding thioredoxin family protein, whose translation is MQTLEQDNLQEIVAGNKKVVVQYMASWCGNCRVMKPKFKKLASENEDTIFILADAEKYPESRKLATVDNLPTFATFKDGAFVNQVQTNKFENLKDLVHEVTSN
- a CDS encoding patatin-like phospholipase family protein — its product is MRALVISGGGSKGAFAGGVAQYLIQELKYDYDLYIGTSTGSLLISHLALKKIDKIKQVYTSVNQKSIFSDSPFLIKRDKFNHQEISINHWNVLRRFLKGKKTFGESKNLLKLIKEVFTEEEFSELKTSHKDIVITVSNLSSHETQYKSIKDFSYEDFCDWIWISCNYVPFMSIVYKEGCEWADGGFGSMVPIKEAIDRGATTVDVIVLETEVNYLNNLPSTNAFSLLTNLHGFMMDRIEKQNIAIGKFAANNKNAIINMYYTPTVLTTNSLVFNKQKMTKWWESGYNYAAQKNMDLNEIKPHED